Below is a genomic region from Nitrososphaerales archaeon.
AGTTCATCCTCATTTTCATTCAATTCACCTTTCTTGGATGTTCTCATCCTTCTATACGCAACGTATGAACCAACAACTACAGCTGCACCGATGCCTATAAACATGCTCATGTTTGAAAAGATGTTCGAACTCTCCTTCTTCTCTACCACGTTAGGTGAGTAAGTTACGGTGCCGTGCATCATCACTTCAAATGGAATCCTGAGATCATCTTTGTATGACACCTTTACTGTAACCGGATAAGTTCCAGGTTTCGTTCCATCTGCAAATCTTACAGGTATGTTGAATGGAAGGGGTGAGTTAGCTGTAAGATCACCCAAATATTGCGGCCCAGATACTTGCTTTATCACCTCTTGGTCATTCACAATTTCGACTATGGTAAATAACGCTAAATTGGTTCCTTCGTTAAGCAAATATCCAGAAATATTGGGCTCATTTGCGATGTAAGTTATGCCTAGATCATAAACGCGCAAACTAATGGTTCCCTGCACATAAACGCTTACAAACCGCTGGATCTGTTTAGCTACACCATTTGGATCCACATACCTTATCGTAACTGGAAGCTGAAATGCCGTGTTCACCGCTTCTTCTGATGCGAATAGTGTTACCTTTACATCTGCCTTTTCTCCTGGCCTTATAGTGTTAACTTTTGTATAGCCATCTCCTTCAAGGATCATAATTGGCGACTTCGATGCCTCCGGCACCTGCTGATCAAGTGCAACAGTTGCTGTGATTGGAGTACTTACCGTAATTTCTACGGCGCTCATCATTGCGGTTCCATTATTATACACAGAGACTGTTAACGGTACTCGCGTTATAGTTGGAATTATCGGATCATCGATAACGGCATTAATGACAGATCTTCCAGGCAAGAAAAATTCTACAGTAAAATCTCTATAATTTAGACCAATATCTCTCTCTTTAAAGTATTCCACATGCAGCGTTGCTGGATACATTCCAACACGAGTGTTCTCACCTACTATTACTGGAAACTCGAATATGAATACCCCGCCAACCGGTACAGCGAGATCGTATGTGTCGAATGCAGGATCCCCAGTGGCTCTACCTACAGCTTGAAATCCTAGTGGTAAACTAAGCCATCCCTTCATACCAGTTAATACAAACGAACCTGAATTGGCCATGACAGCTACTAGTTTAGTCGTACCATCTCCCGGTTCTATCTCGATCTTGGTAGGTATGTTAGTATTCTGATTGCCTCCCATATTATTAGCACCCTCACTGAAGTATAGGTCAACGAACTTCACCTCCTTACCAGACTCCCTCTGCTCAATAAGGCATTTCGGATTTTGTCCTATTTGTTCCGTAGAGGGGCACTCTTCCTTCGTATGCGGGTAATGCGCAAAGGCTATGGTTGGGGCTATGGTTAATACAAGTATGGCAGTTAACAAAACAGAAATTACTTTCATCTGTTCACTACCTCCTTTTCAACCATTCCATCCCTGATGTAGATCGAACGGTCAGTCAAATCTGCAAGTTCAGAATTGTGTGTTACCATGATGATGCTTCTGTTGTATTTGTGCGAAAGCTCCTTCAATAGATTGAAAACATCCTGACCCGTTTTGGTATCAAGATTGCCAGTGGGTTCATCTGCAAGTATTATTGATGGATTGTTCATTAAGGAGCGTGCAATTGCAACCCTCTGCTGCTGGCCACCGCTCAGCACAGTGGGTTTGAAATTAGCCTTATCCTCTATTTCCAATAGTCTTAGTATCTTCCTAGCCCTGCTGATTCTCCTCTCCTTAGGCATCCCAGCTATTATTGCAGGTATCTCTACATTTCTAAGCACAGTAGTTCTGCTGATCAAATTATATGATTGAAAAACAAAGCCAATCTTCCTATTTCTAATCCTTGCAACGTCACTGTCATTTAGTTCAAAAATATCAATGCCGTCTATGAAGACCTTGCCTCTGGTGGGTCTATCAAGTGCACCCAGTAAATTAAGCAGTGTGGATTTTCCACTGCCAGACGGGCCAACGATGGTAACAAACTCCCCTCTCCTTATTGTTATGCTAACATTCCTTAGAGCAACTACCTTGACAGCGCTGGAGTTGAAAACTTTCGTTAGGTTCTCTGTCTGCAGCACTATATCCTCTGCAGATCTATCATGAATAGCTTGACCTACAAGTGCCACGATTACTTTTTAGTACTTCTGATTTTTATCGCTACTGCAAGACATGATGCGTTTTCTTGACACAAGGATTAATAATGTGTCTGATTATTGAAGTGTTGCGTAGGAGAAAGGTCATAAGTGGACAGAACTGATCTAAACATTATGCGTATGCTACTTGTGAATGGCAGAGCTTCGTATCATAGCATAGGCGATGAACTGAATTTGAGCAGCAATGCTGTAAAGAGCAGAGTCATGAAGATGATAGATGATGGTGTGATAGGCAGATTTGTTGCGAGGGTAAAGCTTGAGGCATTTGGTTACGATCTTATCTATGTGATGATCAGCCACGGAAATGAACAGGAAGATACAATTATGGATAGAATGAAGCTAGTTGGCAATACATTTATGGTCATAAACTGTGTTGGAGGTGTAACGGTTCTTGGCATCGCTGTGAAAGGCGAACTTGAGCAGAAGATGGAGCTTGTTGAAAAATTAGTGGAACCAGCTATGGCAATAAACATGTTCTCTGTAAAGGCTATGCCTGTAAGGAAGGTAATTCAGACAGACCTCATGATAATAAAACACCTTGTGAAATACCCAAGAGCTTCGATTAATGACATTGCAAAGGCATTGAAGATATCTACACGCACTGTGAAGCGGAGGATTGATTATCTTACAAAGATGGAGATAATTGATTTTTCTGTTCTGTACAACCCTGCTGCCATGCGTGGGTTCATACAGTTTTCACTTTTGCTCGATATAGATGAAAAGAAGTACAAGGAGGTTGTTAGCAGGATATACAGGGAACTTGGGGATCACTTTCTGCTCCCACCGCCACCGCTTTACCAGAAAAGCATGATTGTTGCAATTCTATATTGCGACAACGTCTTTGCCATGGATGAGATGTTCAAGGCGGTAAGGAAGATGGAAGGTGTAAAGAACGTAGAGTTGTCCATACCAACAACGATAGATTTCAAGTTGGATTGGTTCATCATGTCAATTGACAAGGCATTAAAAGGCAGGGAACCAGTTATAATGGTAAAATGATCTTACTGATACATTTTTAAATAATTTTCAGCACGATCCATGACATGGTTGCAAGAATTGGCGAGAAGGCTCCAAACCTGAGGGTTTCCAAGTGGGTTCAGGGCCTTCCAACAAACATAGAGAAGGAGAAGGACAATGTAATACTGGTAGAGGTCTTTCAGGTCAACTGTCCAGGCTGCTTTTTGTATGGGATACCCGAAGCGATAGAGATCTATAGGAAGTATAGGCAGGACGGTGTTAGGGTACTCGGAGTTGCAACAGCGTTTGAGGATTACGATAAAAATACGCTGGAAAACTTGGAGCTCTTGCTTACAACTGGTCAAGTTATAGGGGAAACATATAAGGTGCTCTCCCAATACGGCGCGCTCAAGGACAACAAACTTTCCTACAAGATTCCCTTTCCTGTAGCAATGGATTCTCTGAAGAGAGAGGATGGTAACTGGACAGATAGCAGGGTCATTGATTTTATTGAAGGAAACTTTCCTGAATTCAGATCCTACAGTGATTTGCAAAAGGCTGATATGATTATGCGGGTAAGGGAGTACCTGAAAAATAAGCTGTATACAGCTGAGACTTTTGAGGAGTATGCATTACGCGGAACCCCTTCTTCCATACTGATAGACAAGAGGGGTGTATTACGTCATGTCTCATTTGGTCGAAATGGATATCTTGACAGCATGGTAAGGGAATTGTTGAATGAGTAGAATATTCTCTTAAATGCAGTTGTCATAATAGTGATGGGCTCGTAGCGTAGAGCACACGTGCGCAGTACGGATAGCGCGGCAGCCTCCGGAGCTGTAGGTCGTGGGTTCAAATCCCGCCGAGCCCGCTAACTTTATTCATATACATTACGGTCAAATCCCATCAAACTATTGGGTTGTCATCGCCTAACTGAATATGCTAGAACTATACTGATTGACCCAATTTCAGGAACCCGAAGCTCGTCGTTTAGTGTTTGAGCGTGCAGTCTTAGTTATTGCATGACCATAAAATTAGGAAATAGCAATGGTTCTGCATTATATGAAGATGAAAACGTATAGGTATCCTATGAAGACGGGTGTCAAAGTTATGCTATGCTATGCAAGATAAGAAAGCTTGAGCAAATGCATGCGCACGAAAGTATCAGGGGGGAGGGGTTCGTATATAAAGAAATGAGAACGCATACACACGAAAACACATAGGGGATAGGTAGAATATATAGAACATCGCTCAACTATATTCATCATATCACAAAATATTACACAATGGCTACAATTCTTAGTAATACTAGATCACGAATTTAGGAAATCCAGTATAGAACTATTGAATTGAGCAAAGAAGGTAGCAATTCTGAAGTTTTTACCAGAGTTACTTAAATCCTGAACCAGAGCTATGGTATGGTGAACTGAAGGAGCAATGGGATGACTAACTGATTGTAAAATTCAGAAGCGAAGATGGGGAGATATTTAGCAATGGCATTGATGTTAATTTCTATAATGGTAGGTTAAAGTTAAACAAAGATTTCTTTGCAACCAACGAAAGGGGAGAGATATTTTTATAGGATCTGAATATGAACAGAAGACCATATACTGTTTATTTCATACAGGTAAAGGACGTGGCTAAAGTTACTGTATCATTATCATGGGTAAAGGATGAGTTGAAAGCGAAGTGGTCTATGAAAATTGATACGGTTTGGATGCAGAATTAGGGGCACCTGTACGATACAAAATAGTGTGGGAGACTAATAGGCAGTTGCTTTACTTTACTTGGAGCATTGATATTGAAGTCACGTAAAATTATTTCAACGTTTAAATATATATGCGACTACCCGCCATTTTGTCATGGACATTATACCTGCGACTCCTGCTTCTGAATTTATGGCTATAGAAGGATGGGAAAATACAGAGCCGCTATCGCTCAAATCATTGAAAGGGAAGGTAATTTTGATCGATTGCTGGACATATACCTGCGTATTCTGTCTAAGATCAATTCCAATTGTAAGAAGACTGCATGAACAGTATTCCGCATATGGACTGGTTACAGTAGGAGCACATTCAGCTGAATATCAGTTCGCAGTTAAAGTTCCAAACATTAAGAAAGCCCTTGCAAGGTACAAGGTTAACTTTCCTGTGGCATTTGATACTAAAAACAAAACCTGGGAGGCATATGGGAACATGTATTGGCCCAAGCATGTTCTTGTTGATGCAAATGGCTTCATTAGATACCAACATGCCGGTTTTGGTAGCATTCTTGAGTTTGAGGAGCCCATCATTGAAT
It encodes:
- a CDS encoding ABC transporter ATP-binding protein; protein product: MALVGQAIHDRSAEDIVLQTENLTKVFNSSAVKVVALRNVSITIRRGEFVTIVGPSGSGKSTLLNLLGALDRPTRGKVFIDGIDIFELNDSDVARIRNRKIGFVFQSYNLISRTTVLRNVEIPAIIAGMPKERRISRARKILRLLEIEDKANFKPTVLSGGQQQRVAIARSLMNNPSIILADEPTGNLDTKTGQDVFNLLKELSHKYNRSIIMVTHNSELADLTDRSIYIRDGMVEKEVVNR
- a CDS encoding winged helix-turn-helix transcriptional regulator; the protein is MDRTDLNIMRMLLVNGRASYHSIGDELNLSSNAVKSRVMKMIDDGVIGRFVARVKLEAFGYDLIYVMISHGNEQEDTIMDRMKLVGNTFMVINCVGGVTVLGIAVKGELEQKMELVEKLVEPAMAINMFSVKAMPVRKVIQTDLMIIKHLVKYPRASINDIAKALKISTRTVKRRIDYLTKMEIIDFSVLYNPAAMRGFIQFSLLLDIDEKKYKEVVSRIYRELGDHFLLPPPPLYQKSMIVAILYCDNVFAMDEMFKAVRKMEGVKNVELSIPTTIDFKLDWFIMSIDKALKGREPVIMVK
- a CDS encoding TlpA family protein disulfide reductase — translated: MVARIGEKAPNLRVSKWVQGLPTNIEKEKDNVILVEVFQVNCPGCFLYGIPEAIEIYRKYRQDGVRVLGVATAFEDYDKNTLENLELLLTTGQVIGETYKVLSQYGALKDNKLSYKIPFPVAMDSLKREDGNWTDSRVIDFIEGNFPEFRSYSDLQKADMIMRVREYLKNKLYTAETFEEYALRGTPSSILIDKRGVLRHVSFGRNGYLDSMVRELLNE